One genomic region from Lycorma delicatula isolate Av1 chromosome 1, ASM4794821v1, whole genome shotgun sequence encodes:
- the LOC142317543 gene encoding E3 SUMO-protein ligase ZBED1-like translates to MEDLTLTTDIWSDTLNMKSLIGVTVHFGIEIELISVTLGVYELDERHTSQFISEMLLKTCAEWGIKKDNVTAVVTDNAANMVKAVELTFGKKKHIPCLAHTLNLVAEGTMAYTEWQKIVTKIKAIVTWFKQSCVASDELRKATSTETKLIQSVQTRWNSTYYMVQRFLELRSVINDILFRHVTAPPMLSSSEISIASSVLLILRPLEVATKEISADKYCTTSKIIPLVRCIFSKITSAGVAGEPVAREVQKLVLQEITKRMGSIEHVTPLAIANILDPRFKKIHFNDAIA, encoded by the coding sequence ATGGAAGACTTAACCTTGACGACAGATATTTGGTCTGatacattaaatatgaaaagTTTAATAGGCGTAACTGTTCATTTTGGAATAGAAATTGAACTCATTTCAGTTACTCTTGGCGTGTACGAACTCGATGAAAGACATACGtcacaatttatttctgaaatgcttttaaaaacttgTGCAGAATGGggtattaaaaaagataatgtgACGGCTGTTGTAACCGATAATGCTGCCAATATGGTGAAAGCTGTAGAATTGACGTTTGGTAAGAAGAAACACATTCCATGTTTGGCTCATACGTTAAATTTGGTGGCTGAGGGCACAATGGCATATACTGAGTGgcaaaaaattgttactaaaattAAAGCAATTGTGACCTGGTTCAAACAAAGTTGCGTTGCTAGTGACGAATTGCGCAAAGCTACTTCTACTGAGACTAAACTTATACAAAGCGTACAGACGCGCTGGAATAGTACTTACTACATGGTACAAAGATTTTTAGAACTGCGGAGTGTCATAAATGATATTCTTTTTCGACACGTCACCGCACCCCCAATGCTCAGCAGTTCAGAAATATCCATTGCCTCATCCGTCCTCCTGATATTGCGGCCTTTGGAGGTAGCCACAAAAGAAATTTCTGCAGATAAATATTGCACAACCAGCAAAATTATACCTTTAGTCCGCTGcatattttccaaaattacttCAGCAGGTGTCGCAGGAGAACCTGTGGCACGAGAAGTGCAAAAACTGGTTCTGCAAGAAATTACGAAAAGAATGGGTTCCATTGAACATGTAACTCCTCTTGCTATAGCAAACATTTTAGACccacgttttaaaaaaattcactttaacgACGCAATAGCTTGA